The following proteins are co-located in the Oryzias melastigma strain HK-1 linkage group LG8, ASM292280v2, whole genome shotgun sequence genome:
- the gas7a gene encoding growth arrest-specific protein 7a isoform X3 → MDLLPTHVTRYESNRAERVRITAKSPWTHVWTEWTAKIWGGGAARTSSDALGAPGSWWLEVLVMFCSAKPPGAVSPAKRQIKEVKETKTTINCVTFPLPGEGPEQQLLKPDEWSYCDYFWADKKDPQGATSLPGFEVLLQKQLKGKQMQKEMSEFVHERIKIEEEYAKNLSKLSLSPLAAQEEGTLGEAWTQLKKSLHDEAEVHLKFANKLHTEVEKPLLTFRGDNFKKDLKKYDHHIADLRKQLASRFASVEKARKALADRQKDLDLKTQQLEVKLSNKTEEDIKKARRKSTQAGDDLMRCVDLYNQTQSKWFEEMVTTNMELEKLEVERIEWIQQHLRQYTTLRHETDMFNQSTVEPVDQLLQNVDPSKDRELWVKENKTGDVRPVDMDI, encoded by the exons ATGGATCTCCTGCCAACCCACGTGACTCGCTACGAGTCAAACCGGGCCGAGCGTGTAAGGATCACAGCGAAGAGTCCATGGACTCACGTTTGGACCGAATGGACCGCTAAGAtctggggtgggggggcagccAGAACATCTTCGGACGCTCTGGGGGCGCCCGGCTCCTGGTGGTTGGAAGTACTCGTCATGTTTTGCTCAGCTAAG CCCCCCGGCGCCGTGTCCCCGGCCAAGAGGCAGATCAAGGAGGTCAAGGAGACCAAAACCACC ATCAACTGTGTGACGTTTCCTCTGCCTGGAGAAGGTccggagcagcagctgctcaaaCCAGACGAATGGAGCTACTGCGACTATTTCTGG GCCGACAAAAAGGACCCGCAGGGGGCCACCTCGCTGCCGGGCTTCGAGGTTCTTCTGCAGAAGCAGCTGAAGGGGAAGCAGATGCAGAAGGAGATGTCGGAGTTTGTTCATGAGAG GATAAAGATTGAGGAGGAATACGCCAAGAACCTCTCCAAGCTGTCTCTGAGCCCGCTGGCAGCGCAGGAGGAAGG gACTTTGGGAGAAGCCTGGACTCAGCTGAAGAAGAGCCTCCACGATGAAGCTGAAGTTCACCTCAAGTTTGCTAATAAG CTGCACACTGAGGTGGAGAAACCGCTGCTGACATTCAGAGGCGACAACTTCAAGAAGGACCTGAAGAAGTACGACCACCACATCGCAGACCTCAGGAAGCAGCTGGCGAGCCGCTTCGCCAGCGTGGAGAAG GCCCGTAAAGCTCTGGCTGACCGGCAGAAGGATCTGGATCTGAAGACCCAGCAGCTGGAGGTCAAACTCAGCAACAAGACGGAGGAGGACATCAAGAAGGCCCGACGGAAATCCACGCAGGCAG GAGATGACCTCATGCGCTGTGTGGACCTCTACAACCAAACCCAGTCCAAGTGGTTTGAGGAGATGGTCACCACCAACATG gagctggagaagCTGGAGGTGGAGCGGATCGAGTGGATTCAGCAGCATCTGCGTCAGTACACCACTCTGCGGCATGAGACCGACATGTTCAACCAGAGC ACGGTGGAGCCCGTCGACCAGCTCCTGCAGAACGTGGATCCCTCCAAAGACCGGGAGCTGTGGGTGAAGGAGAACAAAACCGGGGATGTGCGGCCGGTGGACATGGACATTTAG
- the gas7a gene encoding growth arrest-specific protein 7a isoform X2: protein MDLLPTHVTRYESNRAERVRITAKSPWTHVWTEWTAKIWGGGAARTSSDALGAPGSWWLEVLVMFCSAKTGGSLAVWREERESGSPRIEPPGAVSPAKRQIKEVKETKTTINCVTFPLPGEGPEQQLLKPDEWSYCDYFWADKKDPQGATSLPGFEVLLQKQLKGKQMQKEMSEFVHERIKIEEEYAKNLSKLSLSPLAAQEEGTLGEAWTQLKKSLHDEAEVHLKFANKLHTEVEKPLLTFRGDNFKKDLKKYDHHIADLRKQLASRFASVEKARKALADRQKDLDLKTQQLEVKLSNKTEEDIKKARRKSTQAGDDLMRCVDLYNQTQSKWFEEMVTTNMELEKLEVERIEWIQQHLRQYTTLRHETDMFNQSTVEPVDQLLQNVDPSKDRELWVKENKTGDVRPVDMDI, encoded by the exons ATGGATCTCCTGCCAACCCACGTGACTCGCTACGAGTCAAACCGGGCCGAGCGTGTAAGGATCACAGCGAAGAGTCCATGGACTCACGTTTGGACCGAATGGACCGCTAAGAtctggggtgggggggcagccAGAACATCTTCGGACGCTCTGGGGGCGCCCGGCTCCTGGTGGTTGGAAGTACTCGTCATGTTTTGCTCAGCTAAG ACGGGAGGCAGCCTCGCTGTGTGGAGGGAGGAGAGAGAGAGCGGCTCTCCCAGAATAGAG CCCCCCGGCGCCGTGTCCCCGGCCAAGAGGCAGATCAAGGAGGTCAAGGAGACCAAAACCACC ATCAACTGTGTGACGTTTCCTCTGCCTGGAGAAGGTccggagcagcagctgctcaaaCCAGACGAATGGAGCTACTGCGACTATTTCTGG GCCGACAAAAAGGACCCGCAGGGGGCCACCTCGCTGCCGGGCTTCGAGGTTCTTCTGCAGAAGCAGCTGAAGGGGAAGCAGATGCAGAAGGAGATGTCGGAGTTTGTTCATGAGAG GATAAAGATTGAGGAGGAATACGCCAAGAACCTCTCCAAGCTGTCTCTGAGCCCGCTGGCAGCGCAGGAGGAAGG gACTTTGGGAGAAGCCTGGACTCAGCTGAAGAAGAGCCTCCACGATGAAGCTGAAGTTCACCTCAAGTTTGCTAATAAG CTGCACACTGAGGTGGAGAAACCGCTGCTGACATTCAGAGGCGACAACTTCAAGAAGGACCTGAAGAAGTACGACCACCACATCGCAGACCTCAGGAAGCAGCTGGCGAGCCGCTTCGCCAGCGTGGAGAAG GCCCGTAAAGCTCTGGCTGACCGGCAGAAGGATCTGGATCTGAAGACCCAGCAGCTGGAGGTCAAACTCAGCAACAAGACGGAGGAGGACATCAAGAAGGCCCGACGGAAATCCACGCAGGCAG GAGATGACCTCATGCGCTGTGTGGACCTCTACAACCAAACCCAGTCCAAGTGGTTTGAGGAGATGGTCACCACCAACATG gagctggagaagCTGGAGGTGGAGCGGATCGAGTGGATTCAGCAGCATCTGCGTCAGTACACCACTCTGCGGCATGAGACCGACATGTTCAACCAGAGC ACGGTGGAGCCCGTCGACCAGCTCCTGCAGAACGTGGATCCCTCCAAAGACCGGGAGCTGTGGGTGAAGGAGAACAAAACCGGGGATGTGCGGCCGGTGGACATGGACATTTAG
- the gas7a gene encoding growth arrest-specific protein 7a isoform X1 yields MDLLPTHVTRYESNRAERVRITAKSPWTHVWTEWTAKIWGGGAARTSSDALGAPGSWWLEVLVMFCSAKTGGSLAVWREERESGSPRIEVRGMMMEASFDTEESFDDPSCLAPQPPGAVSPAKRQIKEVKETKTTINCVTFPLPGEGPEQQLLKPDEWSYCDYFWADKKDPQGATSLPGFEVLLQKQLKGKQMQKEMSEFVHERIKIEEEYAKNLSKLSLSPLAAQEEGTLGEAWTQLKKSLHDEAEVHLKFANKLHTEVEKPLLTFRGDNFKKDLKKYDHHIADLRKQLASRFASVEKARKALADRQKDLDLKTQQLEVKLSNKTEEDIKKARRKSTQAGDDLMRCVDLYNQTQSKWFEEMVTTNMELEKLEVERIEWIQQHLRQYTTLRHETDMFNQSTVEPVDQLLQNVDPSKDRELWVKENKTGDVRPVDMDI; encoded by the exons ATGGATCTCCTGCCAACCCACGTGACTCGCTACGAGTCAAACCGGGCCGAGCGTGTAAGGATCACAGCGAAGAGTCCATGGACTCACGTTTGGACCGAATGGACCGCTAAGAtctggggtgggggggcagccAGAACATCTTCGGACGCTCTGGGGGCGCCCGGCTCCTGGTGGTTGGAAGTACTCGTCATGTTTTGCTCAGCTAAG ACGGGAGGCAGCCTCGCTGTGTGGAGGGAGGAGAGAGAGAGCGGCTCTCCCAGAATAGAGGTGCGAGGGATGATGATGGAGGCCAGCTTCGACACTGAGGAGAGCTTTGACGACCCCTCCTGTCTCGCCCCGCAGCCCCCCGGCGCCGTGTCCCCGGCCAAGAGGCAGATCAAGGAGGTCAAGGAGACCAAAACCACC ATCAACTGTGTGACGTTTCCTCTGCCTGGAGAAGGTccggagcagcagctgctcaaaCCAGACGAATGGAGCTACTGCGACTATTTCTGG GCCGACAAAAAGGACCCGCAGGGGGCCACCTCGCTGCCGGGCTTCGAGGTTCTTCTGCAGAAGCAGCTGAAGGGGAAGCAGATGCAGAAGGAGATGTCGGAGTTTGTTCATGAGAG GATAAAGATTGAGGAGGAATACGCCAAGAACCTCTCCAAGCTGTCTCTGAGCCCGCTGGCAGCGCAGGAGGAAGG gACTTTGGGAGAAGCCTGGACTCAGCTGAAGAAGAGCCTCCACGATGAAGCTGAAGTTCACCTCAAGTTTGCTAATAAG CTGCACACTGAGGTGGAGAAACCGCTGCTGACATTCAGAGGCGACAACTTCAAGAAGGACCTGAAGAAGTACGACCACCACATCGCAGACCTCAGGAAGCAGCTGGCGAGCCGCTTCGCCAGCGTGGAGAAG GCCCGTAAAGCTCTGGCTGACCGGCAGAAGGATCTGGATCTGAAGACCCAGCAGCTGGAGGTCAAACTCAGCAACAAGACGGAGGAGGACATCAAGAAGGCCCGACGGAAATCCACGCAGGCAG GAGATGACCTCATGCGCTGTGTGGACCTCTACAACCAAACCCAGTCCAAGTGGTTTGAGGAGATGGTCACCACCAACATG gagctggagaagCTGGAGGTGGAGCGGATCGAGTGGATTCAGCAGCATCTGCGTCAGTACACCACTCTGCGGCATGAGACCGACATGTTCAACCAGAGC ACGGTGGAGCCCGTCGACCAGCTCCTGCAGAACGTGGATCCCTCCAAAGACCGGGAGCTGTGGGTGAAGGAGAACAAAACCGGGGATGTGCGGCCGGTGGACATGGACATTTAG
- the rcvrna gene encoding recoverin a isoform X1 — MGNTKSSALSKELLEELKSNTKYSEAELCTWYQSFLKECPSGKISKEQFEGIYASFFPGADPTAYARHVFRSFDTNADGTLDFKEYIVALHLTSGGKTLQKLEWAFALYDVDGNGTISKNEIQEIVRSIFNMIPADDQKHLPDDENTPEKRAEKIWAFFGKKENGNGFRTDAAHPRREATLTHVCFSADKISEGEFIQGVMDNKDILRLIQYDEPQKIKDKLKEKKH; from the exons ATGGGGAACACCAAGAGCAGCGCTCTGTCGAAGGAGCTCCTGGAGGAGCTGAAATCCAACACCAAATACTCCGAGGCCGAGCTCTGCACCTGGTACCAGTCCTTCCTGAAAGAGTGTCCGAGCGGGAAGATCTCCAAGGAGCAGTTCGAGGGCATCTACGCCAGCTTCTTCCCGGGCGCGGACCCCACGGCGTACGCGCGGCACGTCTTCAGGAGCTTCGACACCAATGCGGACGGCACCTTGGACTTTAAGGAGTACATCGTGGCGCTGCACCTCACCTCCGGAGGAAagactctgcagaaactggagTGGGCCTTCGCCCTTTATGACGTGGACGGAAACGGAACCATTAGCAAAAACGAAATTCAAGAGATTGTTAGG TCCATATTCAACATGATCCCGGCCGACGACCAGAAGCACCTCCCCGACGACGAAAACACACCGGAGAAGAGGGCTGAGAAAATATGGGCGTTCTTCGGGAAGAAGGAAAACGGTAACGGCTTTAGGACAGACGCGGCTCACCCGCGGCGGGAAGCAACACTCACTCATGTCTGTTTCTCTGCAGATAAAATCTCTGAGGGGGAATTTATTCAGGGAGTGATGGACAACAAGGACATCTTACGCTTGATACAGTACGACGaaccacagaaaataaaagacaagcTGAAGGAGAAGAAGCATTAA
- the rcvrna gene encoding recoverin a isoform X2 → MGNTKSSALSKELLEELKSNTKYSEAELCTWYQSFLKECPSGKISKEQFEGIYASFFPGADPTAYARHVFRSFDTNADGTLDFKEYIVALHLTSGGKTLQKLEWAFALYDVDGNGTISKNEIQEIVRSIFNMIPADDQKHLPDDENTPEKRAEKIWAFFGKKENDKISEGEFIQGVMDNKDILRLIQYDEPQKIKDKLKEKKH, encoded by the exons ATGGGGAACACCAAGAGCAGCGCTCTGTCGAAGGAGCTCCTGGAGGAGCTGAAATCCAACACCAAATACTCCGAGGCCGAGCTCTGCACCTGGTACCAGTCCTTCCTGAAAGAGTGTCCGAGCGGGAAGATCTCCAAGGAGCAGTTCGAGGGCATCTACGCCAGCTTCTTCCCGGGCGCGGACCCCACGGCGTACGCGCGGCACGTCTTCAGGAGCTTCGACACCAATGCGGACGGCACCTTGGACTTTAAGGAGTACATCGTGGCGCTGCACCTCACCTCCGGAGGAAagactctgcagaaactggagTGGGCCTTCGCCCTTTATGACGTGGACGGAAACGGAACCATTAGCAAAAACGAAATTCAAGAGATTGTTAGG TCCATATTCAACATGATCCCGGCCGACGACCAGAAGCACCTCCCCGACGACGAAAACACACCGGAGAAGAGGGCTGAGAAAATATGGGCGTTCTTCGGGAAGAAGGAAAACG ATAAAATCTCTGAGGGGGAATTTATTCAGGGAGTGATGGACAACAAGGACATCTTACGCTTGATACAGTACGACGaaccacagaaaataaaagacaagcTGAAGGAGAAGAAGCATTAA